CCCGCACTTGTGGCCCTGCGGTACATGCGGCAGCAAGTGCGCTGCCTCGAAGGTAAATTCCTTGAATATTTCCACGATGACTACCTGGCTAGGTGACTAAGCCCAGGCTGCTGAACCTGAGCTTATTGAAGGGGCGCAAGTTTATCTGAATCTGTAAACCAGCGCAGTCTTCAACTGGCCTTCACCATTCACGCTGCATGTTGCGGGTGGAGATCTGCTCGTTCAGTGTCCAGTAGTCGTAGAGCACGCCCAACAGAAACAGTCCGCCGGTAAAGAAGTAGGTGATCGCAGTGATCCATTTGCCCATATACAGGCGATGCGCGCCGAAGATGCCAAGAAAGGTCAATAGCACCCAGCTAAGATTGAAATTGACCGGGCCGCTGCGAAAGCGCCGGTCAGCCTGCGCATCCATCGAGGGGATCAGAAACAGGTCAACAATCCAGCCGATAAAGAACAGCCCCAGGGTGAAGAACCAGATGGTGCCGGTAATGGGTTTGCCGTAATAGAAACGATGTGCCCCCATGAAACCGAAGATCCAGAGTAGATAACCGATGCCTTTGCTGTGTGTGTCTGAATAGGCCATGTGGCCAACCTCTATTGATTGAGTGGACTATGCGATACTG
This genomic stretch from Halopseudomonas pelagia harbors:
- a CDS encoding NINE protein — protein: MAYSDTHSKGIGYLLWIFGFMGAHRFYYGKPITGTIWFFTLGLFFIGWIVDLFLIPSMDAQADRRFRSGPVNFNLSWVLLTFLGIFGAHRLYMGKWITAITYFFTGGLFLLGVLYDYWTLNEQISTRNMQREW